A stretch of Labrus mixtus chromosome 7, fLabMix1.1, whole genome shotgun sequence DNA encodes these proteins:
- the sdc4 gene encoding syndecan-4 isoform X2, which produces MLKLCLVLMFSASVLSESVRETETWMPMKTTQTAAMSTTHRDVLESSGDSPNGSDFAFTDDEDDKDQYDQDDDDYYPDTLYDDEDDYEDEFSGSGDEATTASPPRETKTTAKPNVNDNKIPEAERPVRPTINELEIVQNSNEIPLLRNQGQSGEEHPSNVLMAHAGDDSIFNKTEVLAALIAGGAVGLMFAVLLILLLIYRMKKKDEGSYDLGKKPIYKKAPTTEIYA; this is translated from the exons GTGAGGGAGACGGAGACATGGATGCCCATGAAGACCACACAGACCGCCGCCATGTCGACGACACACCGTGACGTCCTGGAGTCGTCGGGAGACTCGCCCAACGGCTCGGACTTCGCCTTCACAGACGACGAGGACGACAAAGACCAATATGACCAAGACGACGATGATTACTACCCCGACACGCTGTACGACGACGAGGACGATTACGAGGACGAGTTCTCAGGATCCGGTGACGAAG CAACGACCGCTTCACCTCCGAGAGAGACGAAGACGACAGCTAAG ccTAATGTCAACGACAACAAGATCCCCGAGGCGGAGCGCCCGGTGCGGCCGACCATCAACGAGCTGGAGATCGTCCAGAACAGCAACGAAATCCCTCTGCTGAGGAACCAGGGTCAGAGCGGCGAGGAGCACCCGTCCAACGTCCTCATGGCGCACGCCGGCGATGACAGCATCTTCAACAAGACGGAGGTCCTCGCAG CTCTGATCGCGGGCGGCGCCGTCGGCCTGATGTTCGccgtcctcctcatcctcctcctcatctacCGCATGAAGAAGAAGGACGAGGGCAGCTACGACTTGGGGAAGAAGCCCATCTACAAGAAAGCCCCCACCACAGAGATCTACgcatag
- the sdc4 gene encoding syndecan-4 isoform X1: MLKLCLVLMFSASVLSESQVRETETWMPMKTTQTAAMSTTHRDVLESSGDSPNGSDFAFTDDEDDKDQYDQDDDDYYPDTLYDDEDDYEDEFSGSGDEATTASPPRETKTTAKPNVNDNKIPEAERPVRPTINELEIVQNSNEIPLLRNQGQSGEEHPSNVLMAHAGDDSIFNKTEVLAALIAGGAVGLMFAVLLILLLIYRMKKKDEGSYDLGKKPIYKKAPTTEIYA; this comes from the exons CAGGTGAGGGAGACGGAGACATGGATGCCCATGAAGACCACACAGACCGCCGCCATGTCGACGACACACCGTGACGTCCTGGAGTCGTCGGGAGACTCGCCCAACGGCTCGGACTTCGCCTTCACAGACGACGAGGACGACAAAGACCAATATGACCAAGACGACGATGATTACTACCCCGACACGCTGTACGACGACGAGGACGATTACGAGGACGAGTTCTCAGGATCCGGTGACGAAG CAACGACCGCTTCACCTCCGAGAGAGACGAAGACGACAGCTAAG ccTAATGTCAACGACAACAAGATCCCCGAGGCGGAGCGCCCGGTGCGGCCGACCATCAACGAGCTGGAGATCGTCCAGAACAGCAACGAAATCCCTCTGCTGAGGAACCAGGGTCAGAGCGGCGAGGAGCACCCGTCCAACGTCCTCATGGCGCACGCCGGCGATGACAGCATCTTCAACAAGACGGAGGTCCTCGCAG CTCTGATCGCGGGCGGCGCCGTCGGCCTGATGTTCGccgtcctcctcatcctcctcctcatctacCGCATGAAGAAGAAGGACGAGGGCAGCTACGACTTGGGGAAGAAGCCCATCTACAAGAAAGCCCCCACCACAGAGATCTACgcatag